Below is a window of Carassius gibelio isolate Cgi1373 ecotype wild population from Czech Republic chromosome B23, carGib1.2-hapl.c, whole genome shotgun sequence DNA.
tttttcttctggtttccagtacaaatatctaaatattcgtaaatcaagatacataaattacttaaaaatatacttaaagtcttgttttctaaaaaaaaataatcaaaatgaagtgagtttatgcttaaaactattttaaaaatctgACTTCAAATTTTGCtttgaattgtttatttttctgACCCCGCAGAcagatatttatctttttttgagcaaaaactaatttaaaatgttttttttttcattaaataagacTTTATCTTTTGTTTCTAAatgcatagtaaatataatattacatatatattagaAATGTATAATGGAAAGCAAGACAAAAATAGGGCAACACTTTACAATTACTGtggttaactaacattaactaacaatgtgCAATAGATTTTTTACAatctttattaatctttgtttataaAATTACAACTGTTCCTTGTTAGTTAATGTTGGCTCaggttcattaaataatattaacagatgcaACTTTGTATTAGTAAAGGTTGAAATGAATATGACCGAAGATTAATAAGTGCTTCTTCAGCGTTCGTTCATGTTAACACATGGAATATTGTAGTGTTACCCAAAATACTAAACAGGAAAATCATTTTTGCTGTGTGGTCTGTAaactttctctttattttcttgtttaagaACATCTTATTGTTCAGTGAAATATGAAAATGCAATAAGGATATTGAACATAAAGCACACACATGTCGACATGACGTATTTTGGTTAGCTGGTGTATTATTGGTGCAAAGTGGTCAACCAGCTCTAAAACCTGCCTAAACAAGATGGTTGAGCAGATCAACTTGAGCTAACAGTCCAAGTGATAAACCATCACGACTAGCGGATGACCATCATAAGCTAGTGAAACTGGGTTTCCTTTCTCAGCCTGATGGCAGATGTTTCCTAAAGCAGCATATAAAGTCTTATTTTTGAAATAAGTGGTATTTCCACCAATGCCAAGATTGTGTCACCGGAATGCGCTGGTTATTGTGTGTGTGATCGTATCCACATAGAATATAATGCTAGTTACTACTGTAGTGTTAGTGGTTAGTCGTTAGTGCTGTGACGTTTGTAAGCACATGTGGTTTGCGAAAgactattttttatgttaaactgATGGGCTGATTGCAGCTGATGAACATTTATGGCGTCTAATAGACTGAAGTGTAGCAGCGTTTGATGTTTTAGTGGTTGATGGACCATGTTCTTCGGCACAGGTCGTGCTGCGTTTCATTTGATGCCTTCAACGCATTCGGCCTTCGTTTGAAACCGGTGCTGTATGTGAACTGCTGCTCGCGGACAGACCAGTGACTGTGGAAGCTGTTTCCACCactggataaaaaataaataaattgactttttatctcacaattatgacatttctcacaattgcaagtttatatctagCACTTGTAAGTTATTAACCTGTAATTGTAaatcttctttttaatttttttcttagaattctaagtttatgttttgcaattctgacttttttcttttaattttgagtttacatttcacaatagatttttttttcttgattttgcaACAAACTTTAGTAGTAAACTTATTATGTTGCAATTTGGACCTTTTTTCCCTGcaattctttttatatataagttTATATAAGTTTACATCTCAAAATTCGAAAACTTTTCGCTGAAATCTGAGTTTGTCTCAGAATtgtggctttttttatttttttcttgcaggaTTAACTTTTTCTGGGAATTCTGagttttatatcttgcaattaaaTTTTGGGGGGgaattttgacttttctcttggaATTTAGAGTTTATATATcgtaattcaaatttttttttcttggaattcCGTCTTTTCTATtggaattttgagtttatatctcaaagttctgactttttctcgccattcttattttttttctttgcattcagactttttttctctgaattgtgagtttaaatctcacTATTCAGTTATGGCTTTTTCTTAGAATTCTGAGTTTTTCAGAATTTGGAGTTTCATATATCGCAATTCTATTTCGGGGGAGAATTTGgacttttaaaatttttaaatctcacaattcagttattttcttttttttgccaagtaatataaaaaaagaattggGAAGAAGAAACTTTTTTCCTTGCATCTGCGAGCTTATATAAAATTTTGCTTCACAGTTTTAATTGACTTTTTCCGAGAACTGAAATCAAATCAGAATTGTGATGTACAACTTGTAATTaccatttttatattgttttccaTGGTGGACATAAGCTTCCATGAGTGTTTAGAAGCGTAGCAGAGAGTTTCTTCTTTTTGTCATGATTTATTCAGGGCTGGTAGCTGAAGAAACGCATCTGTTCTGGAGGAGAGCAGATTTCTTGATGTGAGCGTGTGTTTTGTGCCATCTGTTTCTCCGTCACGTGTGCGGTGCATCACATCTCCTTCATGCTCATGGAGTTGTCTTAAATAGCAGTGAACACAAGCGACACACCACAagatgatttttgtttttatttatggtGTGTCATGCTGTGTAGCTCCGCCCACGAGGATTTACCTGTTTTCTGATTGGCTGCGCTTGTTACACGTCAAATATGTGTCACATCGCACCTGGTTTGTTGAATCTCATGAAATCTGTGAAGTGCAAATCTTAAATCTTCATGCTTTCTAATGATTAAAtgacagtgttattattaatagtattataaCAGGTTTCCAGTCAGTCACATCTGATATGGGCAATAACTCTGAAAACACACTCTTTGAgctctatatgaatatataaacatatttaatgtaaatgtgtttgaATGGCAGTATAAACACTTGAATCATCGCTCCACGACACAAATTGTCATGTGTGTGAATGAAAGCCTgagtgaatccatgtgttttgCACGTGATGTTACAGAGTTTCACCGTCATGAtggtgtatgtttgtatttatttatttttttctgtgctgGATGACAAACCTGTACTGCTTGATGTGAGAATATAATGAGAATAAACACAGTGTCACTGCGGCGGCTCACGACTGTTTatccttcatctctctctctgtatgaaTGCAAGTTattaaaacaatcattattttcttGTAATGAACATTTAAAAGATTTATCCTTAATTATCAGATTccacatgaaataaaatgtcttaaatatttagaaataacacttatacactgaacaaaattataaacgcaacactctTTTGGCtaccatttttcatgagctgaaaacTCAAAGCTCGAAGACTTTTtctacacaaaaggcctatttctctcaaatctGTCTAAAACTGAGTTCGTGAGCACTTCtgctttgccgagataatccatccacctcacaggtgtggcatatttgtataatatcaaatatatatcTTTGTATTGATATGTAGATATTATATCCAGGCCattatcagttattttaaattcttaaataaaattaaacaatgtATACTTACAAAACAGGAACACAGCTatcttataaataattgtttttttttgtaagataatGGGTGTTCAAACCTGTTTTTCTTCAATTAGTAAAATTTTCATATAGATTATACAAATAtgaaactataatatatatatataaatatatatatatatatatatatatatatatatatgtatatatacacgcacacaatatatttatttactatataaaATGTCCCAGATCAAATTAGGTAGAAATTGTCAGACAGCGTGAAGAATAATGAATGTCTGTTGAAAATTCTTTGATGGAAGCCAAATTATTTTTGAAACGCAATTTATTTCCTctttgtaatatacagtaaaaccATCAAACATTCAGTTAAATCAGAAAGACCACAGCAAACGCACAATATCTGAActttaaaaaatttattataaaaaaagcaCCTCTACACTATTGAATCAACAGCTAAACGtgtacaaaaataagaaaaagaaaaaaaaatcccaaacaaaaaacagaacagaacacttGCGTTATTGCTGGAGGCGTTAAACATGTACATAAAGAAAAACTCAAGATAACCCTTCGCCCGTCTCACATCAGTGAAGCTGCATCACAAACACTctactcatcatcatcatcatcctcctcatcatcgtcttcctcatcctcctcttcatcatcgtcgtcgtcatcatcatcatcagcagccAGGACCTTTTTAGTTGCACCCATCGGCCGACCCGGACCCTTCTTAGAGGCCTCGCCCCCCGCACGGTACGCCGCCACGTCCTGCCAATCACAGAGCGTTCAGTCTCAGGCCACGCCcacaacattaaataaacatgagtgtgAATCCGCGGCTCACCTTCTCGTATTTCTCGCGCAGTTTGACGGCTTTTTGCTCGAACGGCCCGCGGTCGGAGATGCTCTGCTTCGACCACATCTCGCCCAGCTTCTTGGCGGTCTCACCGATGGACAGACTCGGGTTCTCGCTCCTCACCGTTGACCGGTACTCCGAGCAGAAGACGAAGAACGCAGATCTGCAAAGAGATAGAGA
It encodes the following:
- the LOC128011432 gene encoding high mobility group protein B2 — translated: MVKGDVNKPKGKTSAYAYFVQTSRNEHKRKTPDVPVNFSEFSKKCSERWKALSASEKGKFEDMAKVDKVRYDKEMKTYVPPKGVGKASRKKKDPNAPKRPPSAFFVFCSEYRSTVRSENPSLSIGETAKKLGEMWSKQSISDRGPFEQKAVKLREKYEKDVAAYRAGGEASKKGPGRPMGATKKVLAADDDDDDDDDEEEDEEDDDEEDDDDDE